In Chitinophagaceae bacterium, the DNA window TCAATAGGTTTAAAATTCAATATTTGTGTAAAAAGAACGTTTTTGGTACTCTCCATGTTGAATCAGTATTTCAAAACTATTTTGCAAGAAGGTTTCGGGGGGATATTTTGAATATTTTAAAGCTGCTTTTTGGTATTGTGAGAAAGGTATCTTCCGTAGAGTGTATCTGATGGAGAAGGGTAGGTATTTTAAAAAAGGGGATGGGAATTGTTTCTTGGGTATTGAATATATTTGTGAAATCTAATCCTTCATTTACTTGCATATCCATTGTTTGAAATGCGTGAGAAGGTATCTTTATGGAGCATTCCTCGTCTTTTGTGGTATCAAAATTGAGAATAATGAGATATGCTGTTTCTTTTGTATGCCTGATATAAGCAAATATGGTATCAGAATATGCTGAAAAAGAAGGTGTTCTATTAAAATACTGCAAATCGTAAAATTCTCCTTCTCTGATACAATTGTCTGTGAGGGAAAAGGAGAGAATTTGTTGATAGGTATTTCTGAGCGAGATAGTATCTTCAGAAAGCAAAGCTGTATCAAACTGTCCATCGTTCATCCATTTTTGATGTTCGGGACAGGTTGTATAGTCAAAAATACTTGTTCTGCCTTGATATTCATCAGATTCATCGCCTTTTTCTCCTACTTCTTGTCCAAAGTAGAGAAGAGTAGAATTTTTGTGCATAGTGGTTATAAGAGCTATGGCGGGTATGCAATGTATTGGATTTTTCAAGAAATAATGGGAGGCGATCCTTTGCTCGTCATGATTTTCCAAGAAACGAAGCATGTTTTGGGCAATGCCTTCTTGTTTCTTCCAAATATGGGAGATGGTATCGGTGCTTTGCTTGTGTTGTAGTATATTTCGGAGGGTATCATACATATCTACTTTGTCATAAAGCAGGTCAAATTGTGCGGTGTGTATGTAATCATAGTATTTTTCGGGGGTATAAATCTCGGCTATAAAGATGGTGTCTTTTTTGGCTTTCATTTGAGGGATAAGCCATTGCCAAAAAGGAATGGGAACCATCTGTGCCATATCACAGCGAAACCCATCTACCCCCATATTACTCCAGTAGAGGAGTATATCTAACATTTTTTCCCAAGTATTTGGGAGAGGGGTAAAGTGTTCGGTCATATTGTGGGCATAATCTACACCATAATTGAGTTTTATGGTTTCATACCAATCGTGTGGGGATATATGAGTGTGAAAAATGTCATTCCCTGTGGCTTTTGCGGGAAATTCTTTGTAAGAGGGGAGATTTTCTTGAAAGGTAATAACGAGTTCTTGCTCGGGTAGGTAATAAAAATTGTTTTCGGGATGAAAAGCGAGGTGGGTATTGTCATTATGACCAAATGTTTTGTCATTTTCTGATTGTATATCAGAGAAGTAATTTCTGAATATATGATTTGGGACGAAATCTATAATTACTTTTAAGCCAACAGAGTGGGTTCTTTCTATGAGGTTTTGAAATTCTTGTATTCTGTGAAGAATATTATTTGCTAAATCGGGGCAAACATCGTAATAGTCCTTGATAGCATAAGGGGAACCTGCGGTGCCTTTTATAAGTTGTTCGTTATCTTTTGGGATACCGTATTGGGAATAATCTGTTTTTGTACCGTGTTCTATTATTCCTGTGTACCAAATGTGGGTTATTCCTAATTT includes these proteins:
- a CDS encoding alpha-amylase family glycosyl hydrolase is translated as MTPKIHIYQIFTRIFGNKNKKTANKGTIQHNGTGKFDDITTKALVEIQKLGITHIWYTGIIEHGTKTDYSQYGIPKDNEQLIKGTAGSPYAIKDYYDVCPDLANNILHRIQEFQNLIERTHSVGLKVIIDFVPNHIFRNYFSDIQSENDKTFGHNDNTHLAFHPENNFYYLPEQELVITFQENLPSYKEFPAKATGNDIFHTHISPHDWYETIKLNYGVDYAHNMTEHFTPLPNTWEKMLDILLYWSNMGVDGFRCDMAQMVPIPFWQWLIPQMKAKKDTIFIAEIYTPEKYYDYIHTAQFDLLYDKVDMYDTLRNILQHKQSTDTISHIWKKQEGIAQNMLRFLENHDEQRIASHYFLKNPIHCIPAIALITTMHKNSTLLYFGQEVGEKGDESDEYQGRTSIFDYTTCPEHQKWMNDGQFDTALLSEDTISLRNTYQQILSFSLTDNCIREGEFYDLQYFNRTPSFSAYSDTIFAYIRHTKETAYLIILNFDTTKDEECSIKIPSHAFQTMDMQVNEGLDFTNIFNTQETIPIPFFKIPTLLHQIHSTEDTFLTIPKSSFKIFKISPRNLLAK